Below is a genomic region from Augochlora pura isolate Apur16 chromosome 2, APUR_v2.2.1, whole genome shotgun sequence.
CCCCGGATATTCTTACTACACGCGAGACGGCTGGTACTACTTGTGCCAATGACACATTCCTGCCAGTCCATAATAGTATCTTTGAAAAGATTGCAAGTGTTTGGAGGGAGAAGGGGCTGGCAGAAGCTATTTGCTATGCTGCGTCCGCTGATCCTGAGGAAGTCACCAAAGTAGTACACTGGATTGCTACAAGGTTTTAACGTTTGCTTTTACATTGAGTTGTATTCTTCTAGAAAATCTATATCTCTTGTTACATTTCAGACTTAAATCTGCATTAGATTTGATGGACAAAGGATTCTATCAAATAGAAGCAATGCCAGCTAGTGGATTGGGATCGGTTGCAGACGTTGTTCACACGAGAGATTGGGATGGAGCTCTTGTAAGATTTGACTGAAATTGGACtagtcaatttttttaaatctctgACCTACTTTAGATGGTATATTTCAGGTCAGATGTCTCTCTTGGCATCCACACTGCTCCCGTCTTGCAATAGTTACAAGAGACGATCGTATACGTGTCTTTTCTGAAGGGATATCGGTGATACCAGTATTAAGGCACAGTGCTCAAAAATCGGTCAACTGTGTAAGCTGGAGGCCATTGGCTGGCAGAGAATTAGCAGTAGCATGTCAAACAGGTGTCTTAATATGGACCATAGAATTAACTGCAGCCAGTTATTCGCTGCATCATGCACTGGTACTAAAGCAACGAAATCATGTACCTGTTACAAGCGTTACATGGCATCCACAGGGTAATTTGCTGGTATCATGCTCGCCAGCCGATACAAATATGATTGTCTGGGACATATCTAAGAAAGAAGGTGTGCCTCTGAAGCGGGTTGGTGGTGGCGGATTATGCTTTACACGCTGGTCATCTTCTGGATCACAATTGTTTGCTGCTTcatgtagaaatatatttaggtACAAACTTTTCTTGCTGCTGTTACGGAATagtaattcaatattctaaTCAATCATTATTCTACGAAGGGTTTGGAATACGGGAGTAGCAACGATGTGGCATGCTGATAAGTGGACAGTGCCAAATGGTCGCGTGGCGGCAGCTTGTTTTGGTCCGAACTTAACGTTACTATTCGCATCGACCGAGGAGTCTGCGACAATCTTCGCCCTGCCCTTGCAAGAAAATATCTTTGACTTGAAAAAACCATCTTTTGACGATACGGTAGCCGTGCCACTCATGGATCTAACAAAAGTAAACTTTTCTTCGGATGACGACTATGTTACCGTTGGTGGAAGGATAGTTGCAATGGAGTGGGACCCCTCGGGAACGTATCTGGCCATACTCTTTCAGGTATAATACTCATTCATGTAGGAAGACTTAATTAAGCAACCAATTTTACTAATATACTTGATATCTATTTAGGACAGTCCCCTCGTCGCATTAGTTGAAACCAAGGTGGGCAACATGTCCCGAGTGGTCGACATCAAACCGTGCTGTCTCGTTAAAGGATTCCCCGGTGAAGTTCCCAGTTGCATGAATTTTTACCAGAAGCAGAACCATCAATCGCCAGTAGTTTGCCTAACAATCGCGTGGAGCAGTGGCCGCATACAACATTTTCCCATAGTCGAGAAAGAATCCGTCTCAAACCTTAACAAAACCACCACGTTGTTGCCACACTCGTTCTCAATGAGACACGACACGTATAATTTCGATTTGAGTGCTACGTACGCTTAACGTTaacatttgttattattaaatcggTTCGGGAAATTGCGTACGGTCTGCTTCGAGAGTTTTTATACCTGATagttgtatatatattaattactcgtGCGAAggacgaatattttttataattaaatcgagaACAAATAAGCAATAAACCGCGTACAGACGATCGTGATACAACAAGTACTGCGattctatagaaattatgTAACGTTCCATAACAGAACCGACGGTGTGCTCAAAGCGGGAGAAAAAAGGAATCATTGGTTCCGTGTTAGGCTTTCTAATGCTGTAGCCTCCTAACGTATGGGATATACAACGAGACGGCTCGGGTTCGGTACCTAATTATACGAAGTCACATGCAGAGCGCAcgtctttctatttttacgtCG
It encodes:
- the LOC144478397 gene encoding aladin; the protein is MLKILSLHDFDSPSFDEPATIGYIGRSVHYCRYENLRDELQPFFKYVRDYPEASIAPDILTTRETAGTTCANDTFLPVHNSIFEKIASVWREKGLAEAICYAASADPEEVTKVVHWIATRLKSALDLMDKGFYQIEAMPASGLGSVADVVHTRDWDGALVRCLSWHPHCSRLAIVTRDDRIRVFSEGISVIPVLRHSAQKSVNCVSWRPLAGRELAVACQTGVLIWTIELTAASYSLHHALVLKQRNHVPVTSVTWHPQGNLLVSCSPADTNMIVWDISKKEGVPLKRVGGGGLCFTRWSSSGSQLFAASCRNIFRVWNTGVATMWHADKWTVPNGRVAAACFGPNLTLLFASTEESATIFALPLQENIFDLKKPSFDDTVAVPLMDLTKVNFSSDDDYVTVGGRIVAMEWDPSGTYLAILFQDSPLVALVETKVGNMSRVVDIKPCCLVKGFPGEVPSCMNFYQKQNHQSPVVCLTIAWSSGRIQHFPIVEKESVSNLNKTTTLLPHSFSMRHDTYNFDLSATYA